The nucleotide sequence CTTGAAGAGAGAAAAAGTCTATTGATTAAATCCGATTCCGCACTTTATTGGTCTTCTCTCAAATTTGAACTCATCAAAAGATACTTTTTACTTTGGAAGTACCGTCAATCTCTCGCCTTAAAAGACTCAATCATAGTAACTTATGAAAAGGCTATCGACGCTGCTCGTGTTTCATTTAAATCTTCAACTCAGCCTCTTTCAGAATCACTTAAACTTCAATCTGAACTAGCCCTCGCAAAATTTGAACGTTCAACTCTTAAGAATGAATATCGTTCTATTTTGGTTTCTCTTAACTTTTTGTTGAATAGCCCCTCTGATACATTTTCTATTAACCCGACATACCCCCAAAATTTCGATTATGACTCTGAAAGGTTCGAAGATCATTATTCTCTTTCTCAAAACCCTGTAATAAAGAAAATGAGCGTAATGATTGATATGCAAAACGCAGAAATGGCAGTTGCTGAAACAGAACTACTGCCCGACATTATGCTTCAAAGCATGCTGATGCGAATGCCAAATGGGATGATTCTTACTTCAAATTCTATGAGTAATGTCAATAAGGGTGGAGTTGATTATATGTACGGTGTGATGGCATCTTTTACTCTTCCATTTTTGCCTTGGTCTATCGATGGTCCGGTACAAAAGGCTGAAAGCTTTTCACTCACTGCAAAAGCAATTGAACTTGAGCGAGAATCGATGCTTAAAGAGCTGTATTCTGAACTTAAAATGCTTAACCGTTCATTCAATTTACTAAAGCAAAAAATCAGATTGATACAACTTGAGCTACTTCCACTTCTTCGTATGAATTTAGATTTGCAGTGGTCTGAATTTCTACTGTCAAAAAGCACTATCAGTTCATTCTTAGATTCCTCACGAATGTATTTTATGAAAAAACAGGAGCTATATGAAACAGAGTACGAACTTGCTCTATTGTATTATTCAATCCAAATCACTCTTGGAAGGTAACCGGTTTATGTCATATACCATCATTCGTTTAATGTGCTCAATTTACTTGCCTCTCACGCTTAGTAGTTGCATATTACTTTTTTCATCTTGCAGTTCAGGCTCCAAAGATAAATTATCAATCTCAGGTAATGATTCAGTTAGTTCGAATGCGTCAATAAATACTGTGGTTTATCCTAAACTACTTTATCATTGCCCTATGCATCCTCAAGTAACTTCAGAGCGGCCGTCAGTTTGCCCGATCTGCCAAATGGATCTTGTGTTAAAATCTCAATCGTCAACAATCACATCTGATGGACTAGTTTATGTTGATGATCGCAGTATATTATTTGCCAATGTTAAAACTGCTTTTCCAAAGTTTGAATCACTTGTAAAGTCTATTCGTAGCGCAGGATATATTCAATTTGCAGAGCCCAATATTCGAGTATATTCATCCCGTTTTTCCGGCAGAATTGAAAGGCTTTATGTTAACGAAACCGGGAAAAATATTTCTAAACATGAAAAGCTTTTTTCTATTTATTCTCCAACTTTAATTCAAGCGCAAAAGGATTATTTGGTCCTTAAGCAAAGAAAAGATCCTCTCGCACAAGTGGGAAAAGAAAAACTTCTCCTACTTGGCCTTCAAGAAAACCAAATTGATTCTTTAGAAATGCTCGAGGAACCTCCTTTTTACAATGATATTCTATCCCCTTTTTCAGGAATTATCATTGAAAAAAGTGTATTTGAGGGTGAAACTATTTCGGAAGGACAAGAACTCTTTAAATGTGTTGATACAAATTTGCTTTGGGTTATTTGTGAACTTTCTGAGATCGACGCTCAATATGTTTCATCGGGTGATTATGTACAAATTCAATTACAATCAAATCCGTCACACACAGTTTTAGCAAAAGTCTCATTCGTGAATACTATCATAAATCCCGAAACAAGGACTCTTCAAATTAGAATTCCTATAAGAAATTCAAGTGGAAGTATTAAGCCGAATATGTTCGTTTCAGTTTCTTTTGAGAAGGAACTACATCGTTCCTTGCTCATCCCTTTTTCAGCTGTAATTTTAACTGGCGAAAAATCTTTTGTTTGGGTCAAAATAAAAGGTAATCATTATAAACTTACCGAAGTTAAATTGGGTGAAAAGGGAAAAGATTTTGTTCAAGTTCTTAATGGCTTAAGCATTGGTGATGAGGTGGTTTATTCCGGTGCATATTTAATTGATTCTGAGTATCAACTAACTTCCAATCAAAATCATTAACTATTTTGTAGGTTATATTAATTCAATAGACTGATTTCAGCTAAATGGTGTTCAATCGTTTTTTTACAGAAGTCGGAGAGATTTTTTTACTTCTTTTTGGTATCCTTTCTTCGTTGAAGAGAGTTCTTAGAGATCGAAAGTTAATCATTGCCCAAATGGCACATATTGGCGTTGATTCGCTCCCTTTAGTTTTGCTGGTTTCAGTTTTTACTGGAGCGATTGCCGCGTGGCAAGCCGCCTATCAAATGAAAGGTTTTGCTCCGATTTCTATGGTTGGTGGAATTACAAGTAGAGTCATCATCATTGAATTAGGGCCAGTTCTTACTGGAATTATTATTGCAGGTAGAGTGGGTGCTTCTATCGCTGCTGAATTAGGAACAATGAAGGTCACAGAACAATTAGATGCGCTAGAAATTATGACGATTGACCCTGTTAGATACCTCGCGATGCCGCGCGTTTTAGCGACAACGATAATGATGCCAGTATTAGTTGTTTTTGCAAATTTGGTCGCAGTATTAGGCGCATTTGTTGTTTGTAGTTTCTTCCTCGGTGTTTCTCAATATGTTTTTTTTGAATCAACTAAAGCCTTCTTTTACATGAAAGATGTGTTAGGAGCTCTTCTTAAAGCTGCGATTTTTGGTTTGCAAACTTCGCTTTTAGGTTGTCATATCGGCTTTCAAACTTCCGGCGGAGCGGAAGGTGTTGGAATCTCTACGATTCGTAGCTTTGTTGTTTCATCAGCCTTAATTCTCATCGCTGATTACGTTTTATGGTTTTTCTTGTTTTAATTTGACTTAATTTAAATTCGTGATTTCAGTACAAAACATTTCTAAAAGTTATGAGTCCCCATCCTTTTTCGGGAAAAAGAAATTGTTTGAGGCAGTTAAAGATGTTTCTTTTAATTTGTTCGCTGGTAAAACATTAGGACTGGTAGGGGAGTCTGGCTGTGGTAAATCAACAATAGGCAAAATTATTGCGCACTTGACTAAACCCACTAAAGGTCAAATTTTTTTTCAGGGAAATAACACCCAAATACTTTCCCAAGTTCAACAATCTTCGCTTAGAAAGGATATTCAAATTATATTTCAAGATCCCTTTAGCTCACTAAATCCAAGACATACTGTGTTTCAGATGCTTTCAGAGGTTCTTATTTATCATGAAATTCCACTTAATCATTCACTGATTGATACTGTTACTTATACGCTTGAAAGGGTTGGTTTAAGAAAAGAACATTTGAACCGCTACCCACATGAATTTTCTGGAGGACAGCGACAAAGGCTTGTTATAGCAAGAGCTTTATCACTTCAACCAAAAGTCTTGATTTGTGACGAGCCTGTCTCTGCGCTAGATGTTTCAATTCAGTCACAAATAATTAATCTACTCATCGATCTTCAGAAGGACTTTGGACTTACTTACTTGTTTATTTCACATAGTCTTTCAGTAGTCAAGCATATTTCACATGATGTTGCAGTCATGTACTTAGGCAAAATCGTTGAGTATGGATCATGCAATCAAATATTTTCGAATCCCCAGCATTCATATACAAAACTCCTATTAGATTCCATTCCTAAATTTTCTGACATTAATTCCTAGATAAGCAGTTTAAAAGATTGATTAGGAGTAAATTTGTTCGAAACGCGTAGTGGGCGTAAAAATGTAAATTTTCAATGAAATTAGACTTTGAATCAACAAAAATTTTAATAACACGAAGAAAAATGGAAGTTTA is from Chloroherpetonaceae bacterium and encodes:
- a CDS encoding TolC family protein, producing the protein MKHYLVFFLGLLLRSASMLGQPIEELIEQSFSKNLKLKSFQYLIRSAKHKEYSVSALPAPRISFELQQIPLSNLSVNLLNDPLSQNLSFSQEFPWFGKLNALKNLEERKSLLIKSDSALYWSSLKFELIKRYFLLWKYRQSLALKDSIIVTYEKAIDAARVSFKSSTQPLSESLKLQSELALAKFERSTLKNEYRSILVSLNFLLNSPSDTFSINPTYPQNFDYDSERFEDHYSLSQNPVIKKMSVMIDMQNAEMAVAETELLPDIMLQSMLMRMPNGMILTSNSMSNVNKGGVDYMYGVMASFTLPFLPWSIDGPVQKAESFSLTAKAIELERESMLKELYSELKMLNRSFNLLKQKIRLIQLELLPLLRMNLDLQWSEFLLSKSTISSFLDSSRMYFMKKQELYETEYELALLYYSIQITLGR
- a CDS encoding efflux RND transporter periplasmic adaptor subunit; the encoded protein is MKQSTNLLYCIIQSKSLLEGNRFMSYTIIRLMCSIYLPLTLSSCILLFSSCSSGSKDKLSISGNDSVSSNASINTVVYPKLLYHCPMHPQVTSERPSVCPICQMDLVLKSQSSTITSDGLVYVDDRSILFANVKTAFPKFESLVKSIRSAGYIQFAEPNIRVYSSRFSGRIERLYVNETGKNISKHEKLFSIYSPTLIQAQKDYLVLKQRKDPLAQVGKEKLLLLGLQENQIDSLEMLEEPPFYNDILSPFSGIIIEKSVFEGETISEGQELFKCVDTNLLWVICELSEIDAQYVSSGDYVQIQLQSNPSHTVLAKVSFVNTIINPETRTLQIRIPIRNSSGSIKPNMFVSVSFEKELHRSLLIPFSAVILTGEKSFVWVKIKGNHYKLTEVKLGEKGKDFVQVLNGLSIGDEVVYSGAYLIDSEYQLTSNQNH
- a CDS encoding ABC transporter permease; translation: MVFNRFFTEVGEIFLLLFGILSSLKRVLRDRKLIIAQMAHIGVDSLPLVLLVSVFTGAIAAWQAAYQMKGFAPISMVGGITSRVIIIELGPVLTGIIIAGRVGASIAAELGTMKVTEQLDALEIMTIDPVRYLAMPRVLATTIMMPVLVVFANLVAVLGAFVVCSFFLGVSQYVFFESTKAFFYMKDVLGALLKAAIFGLQTSLLGCHIGFQTSGGAEGVGISTIRSFVVSSALILIADYVLWFFLF
- a CDS encoding ATP-binding cassette domain-containing protein, whose protein sequence is MISVQNISKSYESPSFFGKKKLFEAVKDVSFNLFAGKTLGLVGESGCGKSTIGKIIAHLTKPTKGQIFFQGNNTQILSQVQQSSLRKDIQIIFQDPFSSLNPRHTVFQMLSEVLIYHEIPLNHSLIDTVTYTLERVGLRKEHLNRYPHEFSGGQRQRLVIARALSLQPKVLICDEPVSALDVSIQSQIINLLIDLQKDFGLTYLFISHSLSVVKHISHDVAVMYLGKIVEYGSCNQIFSNPQHSYTKLLLDSIPKFSDINS